In Vitis vinifera cultivar Pinot Noir 40024 chromosome 4, ASM3070453v1, the genomic window TCATACTCAAATCATTTTAAGTAcaaaaaattttgtaaattgtaATCCAAGCTTCCCTTGTCTGCTCATGGGAtacagaaaaggaaaaaggaaagcaaaattttgaatcttagatttttcatcatttggaACTTGAGAAAACAAGGCCTTCTCACTTTATTGTGCCTATCAACCATTTGACTTCATTGAATTtgagttttctttcattttttggtCAACCAAAATAATgtataactaaattaaaaaaacaattaaatacaCACACAAAATATGCAAATAATACACATCAATcaatgggaaattttttttatcatactaTAGGCtttagtaaagaaaattcaagattttttttcttttaatacttATCAATAGTTACAACTGCTAGTagcatatttgaaaattaaatgtttTCTTGCCATCACAAATTCCTATGCtaaaatgaagagaaaacaGAACAAAACAACACCTTTGCAGGAGGTCTTGACCACCTGCAAATCCAATCCATCCTTCAATTTTCCCAGCCATTACCAGTCCTGAGACAGATGCTTTGTCCATCCAACAAAGCCCACAGATACTAGCGcttgaggcttggctcaagtggtaGAGGGATAAGGAGGGTTTGTGagaggttctaggttcaagccccaatggggacaaaaatttacctataaaaaaaaaactaaaaaaaaagccCAAAGCCCACAGATACTAGTACACTGGAAATCTAgttaaattcaatacaaaaagGAGctagtttttcttttcccccttcaaacagaaaataaatcaaCACAGAGACAGCACGGCGACATGAAACAGGTGGTCAAGACCTCCTGCAAAGATGTTGTTTTgttctgttttttcttcattttagcaAAGGAATTAGTGATGGCAGAAAGTCCACATATACAAGTACACCTGAAATCAAGTTAAATTCAATGCAAACAGAAgctagtttttcttttttcctcttcaaacagaaaataaatcCACACATGGACAGCAAGCCGACaagaaaaactaattaaaaaacaagGAACGCAGAGAACACAGGGCcatatttctcttctttttcttctaacATTCTTTTCCAACAGTCCCTTGGCAACCAACCAGAGCACATATTCAATTAAAAACCAACCAAATCacaaaagaaatatgaattaGAGATTAAATCAGATAACCTAGAGCTCAAATCTTTCCTTTACCTTATTTTCCCTTCTTTCTCTACGTTTTTTGACGAAaccaaaaattgaaacaaaaacgAAGCCAACACTTACCATAtagaacagatgaaactcaaaGATTCGAAAAATGAACTCCAATGATTTCTCAAAACCAGCAAAATCACAAACGGAAGATGACTGAAAATTAACTATTCTAGGCAACACAGAGCTCGAATCTTTCATTTCTCAGCAAAAGCATATTTCAAGGGAGGAACAATCAAATTAGAAAccgaaatcaaattcaaaacaaaaagaagaagcaaatccagaaaaaaaaaactccacgCAAAACGCAAGAAATTCAATATTGAAACAAAGACAAATCCAATGGATTCAAAACGAGCTAAAAATTCAATCAAAGGACAAGGACGAGGTAGCAAGCCATCTGAGACCGAATTCGTGCctcttcttattcttcttcctATTTTCTTCTGTTAAAAATGTAATGAGACTCAATATTGATATAAAGACGAATCCAAACGAttccaaaacaaataaaaattcaattcaaaaccagagaaataaaagaacaaagaacAAAGAACAAATCACTGGCACATAAGGAACAGAAAGGGAGAGTTGACCTTGACCGGTGACGGCATCAGAGAACACGAGATCGAAGTCATGGCAGATATCGAGATTCTTGTGGCGAACGATCTTCGACCTGAGATCTCGAACTGATATGGAGGGCCGACCTTCTATGTCGACCGAGTCGAAGCTCACAGCGCTTCTGAATTTGAAACGTACGGACATGGCTGAGTGGACTCGGTGGAGAACAGCCGGGAATTGCAGAGAGTTTCGCAGATTTTACGAAGGCTTTGTCATGAGAGGTGAAGCTACAAAGAAGAAACCTAATAACGTGGGCGTGGGATCGAAGCGGTTATAAAGGAGAAGAAAGTCACGTGTCGTGCGCGTGACGCCGATAGTTTTGGGCCGGAACTTGGACCGAAGGTTTGGACCAATAAATTTGTTTTGCAATAATAAATGTTACAAAGATAGATCAACTAAACTGGTTTAGATTAATCAATTTGAAAGTTGttcttagaaaatataattcacaaatttttaattaaagggtttttttttagaatttaatttaaaataagataataatttattctaaatttattattatttttgtaaaatgttacctgaaatgattgaaaatacgataaatgaatcaaagttttggtattttaaataaatatataaagtattatgaaaaatagattaaaattttattttttatatttaatttgagaAACATAATTTTACTTCCAATAGTAAgtgagaattatttttgaaaattactttcacaaagtagtttttgaaaacagtttagTAAGTTATAGACATATTTTTATAACCTTTATTTTCACAATTTGATGCTCTTCctcaagttaaaaaataaaaaaattaataaattggtGTTAATGGATAGATtgtttaaaaaacaagtgagtgactaataaaattggattataaaaaattctaacttttcctcCTAACAATCATAAGTAAAAACCATGGATTATTATTCAATcatcaatttttcaattaatagTATAATTAATTAGTGGTAAATTTTGAtgttttgagatattttgaaatatgttaaattattattattatttttaaaaaactatggattttcaaatatttttattataacacGGTCTCCAAAAGCATGTTTTTGAGAATGGGTGTCACAAAACGCACCGTTTTGGACGGGGTTTTCGTCTTTGCCGATGAAGAACGACACCGTTTCACTGCAAAACAGAGCTGGGAACTCGAAGCCGGCCACTGCAACGACAGTGTACAGGTTTAAGAGAGGGCGCGAGCGGGAGAGATTGGAAGTCGAATCCCCAACTGGAGCACCCACTATGCTTCTTGTCCGATCAACGGCAGTGGTTTTCGCAGGTAAAGACTAGTTTTTCCTATCAAAGGACGAGGTTCGCTCCCAAGCTTGCTCTGTAAAGAACCAAGatcaatgttaattttatagaaaattcGAGATAGGTCTTTGAATTTGATGCAGTTTTACACGTTGTATTAGAAAATGGAGAGTTGAATTTCGTGGGTTTTAGTTGAAATGGTGGTTTGAGAAGAACACTGACTTGAAATTTGCTCAGAAATTCATTACATCACCCACCCATTTGATGTTTTCACGAGTTTACGAGAATGAATTTGGTGTTTTAGAGATTGATGTAAATGCACTGGGTTTTGAAGTTGT contains:
- the LOC104878988 gene encoding uncharacterized protein LOC104878988 isoform X3 gives rise to the protein MKNDTVSLQNRAGNSKPATATTVYRFKRGRERERLEVESPTGAPTMLLVRSTAVVFAGYPGMRRNEVLVQKFGMNYNTLPYIRESLG
- the LOC104878988 gene encoding uncharacterized protein LOC104878988 isoform X1, with product MKNDTVSLQNRAGNSKPATATTVYRFKRGRERERLEVESPTGAPTMLLVRSTAVVFAGYPGMRRNEVLVQKFGMNYNTLPYIRERCCFSIRSLYFRVLRIMN
- the LOC104878988 gene encoding uncharacterized protein LOC104878988 isoform X2; its protein translation is MKNDTVSLQNRAGNSKPATATTVYRFKRGRERERLEVESPTGAPTMLLVRSTAVVFAGYPGMRRNEVLVQKFGMNYNTLPYIRERCA